GCCCTTGAGATTGAAGGGCTTTTGCTGACGATGTTTGACAGTCGGAATAATCTCTGCAACCAGGTGGTTGAAGAGGTCCGAAAACATTTTAATGAAAAAGTGTTTACCATTACAATTCCCAGAAATATTGCTTTAGCTGAGGCGCCAAGCCATGGAAAACCCGTTTTACTTTACAATATCCTTTCAAAGGGAGCTCAGACATATTTGGAAGCGGCTAAAGAATTAATTACGAATTCCACGAATTAAGCTTTGTTTAAATCCGGTTGTTTTGGATCTATTATTAATGGAAACGATTAATCATCTCTTCTTCTTCGCTTGGAGGTTAAACATTAAATGGAGCGGCAAAAACTAGGAAAAGGATTAGGCGCCCTGCTTGGGGAAACGATTCTGACCGGGGAGGAAACTAAATCAAAAGAATTTATCGAGGTGGAAATTTCCCGCGTCATACCGAATAGATATCAGCCAAGAATTGATTTTGATTCGAAGGAGCTGGAAGAGCTTGCGGCTTCGATTCAAATCAATGGAGTCATTCAACCGATCATGATCAGATCCAAAGGGTCCAATCAATACGAGCTCGTAGCGGGAGAAAGACGGTTTAGAGCCTCTAAAATGGCTGGTTTAACGAAAATCCCGGCGTATATTAAAAATATTTCAGACCGGGAGATGCTGGAGTTTGCGTTAATTGAAAATATCCAGAGAGCTGACTTAAACCCTCTTGAAGAGGCCCGGGCCTATGAACGGTTGATTAAAGAGTTTGAGTTAACCCAGGAAGAGATTTCAAAACAGGTCGGAAAAGAGCGTTCGAGTATTGCAAACAGTTTAAGGCTCCTTGATCTTCCGAAAGAAATTCGTGATTTTATTTTCGAAAATAAAATTTCAGTGGGACATGCGAAAATTCTTCTCACCCTTTCAGACCGCGACCGCCAAATTTCCCTGGCTAACCAGATCATTGAAAAAGGGATTTCTGTCCGCCAGACCGACCTTTTGGCAAAAAAAATCGTTCAACCCCGCCATACGAAGAGCAAGAAAAAGGAGGCGCTATGGGTTGATCTTGAAGACCGGTTGAAAAGATCGCTTGGAACGAAGGTTTCTATTGAGAGCGGCCGTAAAGGTGGAAAAATTATGATAGAATATTATAATCCTGAAGATTTAGAGCGTTTGATGGAAATCATGCTGGGGTGGAATCAATAATAAAAAAAATTGATATCACACGTTAGCTTTGGGTGCTTGATGTCCCTAAAATGCCCATCTCTCCGCCGCCGAAGTCTCCGTTTAGGGCACACCAGGCACATCTTTTTTGTACGGTTGAAGAACCGCCCAATATTATAAAAACATAAATAAATTAAGGAGTTATGAGATATGATGACCAAAGAAAAAGAACGGAAAGAGACTGTAACAGGCGAAATTATAGCTTTTCTCGGGAAAGGGACCTCGTTTAAAGGGGTTATTACCTATGATGGTACCGTTCGAATCGATGGAAATGTCGATGGTGAAATTATTACAAAGGGCTCTCTGGTCGTCGGAGAGAGTGCAGAAATTAAGGCGGAAATCGAAGTAGGGAGCCTCGTTTGCGGCGGTTCGATTAATGGGAACATTGTCGCATTTGAAAAAATTCAACTAATCGCTCCGGCGATTGTCACGGGCACTATCAAAACCCCGATTTTGGTGATCGAAGAAGGGGTTCGTTTTAATGGAACGGTTGACATGGGAAAATCGCCCTCGCACGCCGCTCCCGAAAACCACCCTACCGAAAAAGAAGGGGAATAAACCTTCCGTCAGATATTTTAAATGATCTGACTTAAAGAAAAGATGAAAATCGCAGTAGGGATGAGCGGCGGCGTGGATAGCGCCGTGACCGCCGCTCTTTTACAACAGCAAGGACATGAGGTGATCGGTCTACACCTTCGTTTATATAAAGACGAAGGGGATGAGGCAAAACATTGGCTTGACCGTTCCTGTTGTAAAATTGGCCTGGCCAAACATGTCTGTCAACAACTCAAACTCGATATCCAGGTTTTTGACGTTCAGGACGATTTTCGTTCTCTGGTCATTGATAACTTTACCGATGAGTATAAAAAAGGGAGAACCCCAAACCCCTGCGTCCGTTGCAATGAAAGCATTAAATTTGGAACTTTAATCGAGAAGGCCGGGGAGGTCGGGGCCGAGGCTCTTGCGACCGGCCATTACGCAAAAATCGTCTATAATAAAATAACAAAACGATATCAATTACTTAGACCAAAAGATCAGGTCAAAGATCAGACCTATTTTCTCTATCGTCTCAAACAGGAGCAACTGAAAAAAATTCTTTTTCCTTTGGCGGACATGGAGAAAAAGGAAATATACAAAATCGCGGAAGCCCTTGATTTTCCATATGAAGATGTACTTGAAAGTCAAGAGGTCTGTTTTGTCAATCAGGGGGATTATCGGACTTTTTTAAAAGACGAAACCGCGGTGGAAGCGCCTAAAGGGGAATTTGTTTCATC
Above is a window of Nitrospirota bacterium DNA encoding:
- the mnmA gene encoding tRNA 2-thiouridine(34) synthase MnmA; this encodes MKIAVGMSGGVDSAVTAALLQQQGHEVIGLHLRLYKDEGDEAKHWLDRSCCKIGLAKHVCQQLKLDIQVFDVQDDFRSLVIDNFTDEYKKGRTPNPCVRCNESIKFGTLIEKAGEVGAEALATGHYAKIVYNKITKRYQLLRPKDQVKDQTYFLYRLKQEQLKKILFPLADMEKKEIYKIAEALDFPYEDVLESQEVCFVNQGDYRTFLKDETAVEAPKGEFVSSAGEVMGEHQGIPFYTVGQRRGLGVATGKRQFVIRINSTTNQIVIGDEADLYHKNLMVGDLNWIALDRLSESVQAGVKIRYKSTEAKAWLEPVDEKRIKIIFDEPQKGGAPGQSAVFYQGEVVVGGGVIE
- a CDS encoding polymer-forming cytoskeletal protein; its protein translation is MTKEKERKETVTGEIIAFLGKGTSFKGVITYDGTVRIDGNVDGEIITKGSLVVGESAEIKAEIEVGSLVCGGSINGNIVAFEKIQLIAPAIVTGTIKTPILVIEEGVRFNGTVDMGKSPSHAAPENHPTEKEGE
- a CDS encoding ParB/RepB/Spo0J family partition protein — its product is MERQKLGKGLGALLGETILTGEETKSKEFIEVEISRVIPNRYQPRIDFDSKELEELAASIQINGVIQPIMIRSKGSNQYELVAGERRFRASKMAGLTKIPAYIKNISDREMLEFALIENIQRADLNPLEEARAYERLIKEFELTQEEISKQVGKERSSIANSLRLLDLPKEIRDFIFENKISVGHAKILLTLSDRDRQISLANQIIEKGISVRQTDLLAKKIVQPRHTKSKKKEALWVDLEDRLKRSLGTKVSIESGRKGGKIMIEYYNPEDLERLMEIMLGWNQ